A window from Acidobacteriota bacterium encodes these proteins:
- a CDS encoding transcriptional regulator, giving the protein MTGYGDLARRIRLGEDSVLELKQVTVSGSRVTAPRRNDVADELGAFANGRGGELVLGVDDATRRVTGIPLDALDVVETWVREICNDTLKPPLDATIRKVELPTPAGDLAPVLLVAVERSLFVHKSPGGYFRRLGSSKRELAPDLLARLFQERSQSRMIRFDESAVPGTVPGDLDYALTRRFLRDDGVEEDASETTARKLRLIAHADGTPRLTLAGVLLCTREPQRWLPHAYVQAVSYASERTDVEYQTDARDIGGPLDEQVAEALHFVRRNMLVRATKATARTEHPQFSDRAVFEALVNAVAHRDYSIAGARIRLHLFGDRLELYVPGALANSLTLDSLHLRQASRNELIVSLLARCPAPTGVGRMHMMDRRGDGVPIIRKESRELSGRLPEYTLIDESELRLVVRAATADG; this is encoded by the coding sequence ATGACCGGCTACGGAGATCTGGCACGGCGCATCCGTCTGGGTGAGGACTCGGTGCTCGAACTCAAGCAGGTGACGGTGTCGGGGTCGCGGGTGACCGCGCCGCGCCGGAACGACGTCGCCGACGAGCTGGGAGCGTTCGCCAACGGGCGAGGCGGCGAGCTGGTGCTCGGCGTGGACGACGCGACGCGACGGGTCACCGGAATCCCGCTCGACGCCCTGGACGTCGTGGAGACCTGGGTCCGCGAGATCTGCAATGACACGCTGAAGCCACCTCTGGACGCCACGATCCGCAAGGTGGAGCTGCCCACACCGGCCGGCGACCTGGCGCCCGTCCTCCTGGTCGCGGTCGAGCGCAGCCTCTTCGTGCACAAGAGCCCCGGCGGCTATTTCCGCAGACTCGGCAGCTCGAAACGAGAGCTGGCCCCGGATCTGTTGGCACGCTTGTTCCAGGAACGCAGCCAGAGCCGGATGATCCGGTTCGACGAATCCGCCGTCCCGGGCACCGTGCCGGGGGACCTGGACTATGCGCTGACACGCCGGTTCCTGCGGGACGACGGGGTGGAGGAGGACGCCTCCGAGACCACGGCGCGCAAGCTGCGTCTCATTGCACACGCCGACGGCACGCCGAGACTAACGCTCGCCGGGGTCCTGCTCTGCACGCGCGAGCCGCAGCGCTGGCTGCCTCACGCATACGTACAGGCGGTCAGCTACGCCAGCGAACGTACCGACGTCGAGTACCAGACGGACGCGCGCGACATCGGCGGTCCGCTCGACGAGCAGGTCGCCGAGGCCCTGCACTTCGTGCGAAGGAACATGTTGGTGCGGGCCACGAAGGCGACTGCCCGAACGGAACACCCGCAGTTCAGCGACCGGGCGGTCTTCGAGGCGCTCGTCAATGCCGTGGCGCATCGCGACTATTCGATCGCGGGCGCGAGGATACGCCTGCACCTGTTCGGGGACCGCCTGGAGCTCTACGTCCCCGGGGCGTTGGCGAATTCACTGACGCTCGACAGCCTGCACTTGCGCCAGGCGAGCCGCAACGAGTTGATCGTTTCGCTGCTGGCCCGCTGTCCGGCGCCCACGGGTGTCGGCCGGATGCACATGATGGACCGGCGGGGTGACGGGGTACCGATTATCCGCAAGGAAAGCCGGGAGCTGTCAGGACGCCTGCCGGAGTACACCCTGATCGATGAGAGCGAGCTCCGTCTCGTCGTTCGGGCGGCGACTGCAGACGGGTGA